The Deinococcus carri genome contains a region encoding:
- a CDS encoding proton-conducting transporter membrane subunit produces MSGLSWLPLAPFVTSLGFGLLLLWPARRPVRVALSLVGTLATLAFAAGLLLATADGTVLVSALGGWRAPFGIVMTADRLAAWMSLLAAVSALLAVWQAAADPDPVREKYWLFALMQFLFAGVQLSFLTGDLFNLFVAFEVMLVASYALTVLGSTREQLREGFRYIVMNLAASSLLVVTCGLAYGVLGTLNFAHLAQRAAELGPNATVTAVGVLLLIVFAAKGALFPLGFWLPGTYPALPPAVGTFFAAVLTKVGVYALIRVFTTVFTQEPGLPNSLLLGLGSVTMLYGAFGMASQREWRRILSFTVVSSVGYLAFGLGVGTPEAVRASVAYLAVSVLVTTALFAIATVAERATGTRLVRARGMLEFLPLLAACFLLCALTVAGLPPSGGFVAKYALVRAGLAQGSPLALLAVVSALLSSLITLYAMLNVWRGFFWGKHPAWLSVYRVPRALHAAAYVASALVAGLTLFAGPLFARAGATAAELSQPERYIRGVLGDNPVVIPPAPTGTPKETHP; encoded by the coding sequence ATGAGCGGCCTCTCCTGGCTTCCCCTCGCCCCGTTCGTGACCTCGCTGGGGTTCGGGCTGCTGCTGCTGTGGCCCGCGCGGCGGCCGGTGCGGGTGGCGCTGTCGCTGGTGGGCACGCTCGCCACGCTGGCCTTTGCTGCCGGGCTGCTGCTGGCGACGGCGGACGGGACCGTGCTGGTGAGTGCCTTGGGGGGCTGGCGCGCGCCCTTCGGCATCGTGATGACCGCCGACCGCCTGGCCGCCTGGATGAGCCTGCTGGCGGCGGTGAGTGCGCTGCTGGCCGTGTGGCAGGCCGCCGCCGACCCCGACCCGGTGCGCGAGAAATACTGGCTGTTCGCGCTGATGCAGTTCCTGTTCGCGGGCGTGCAACTGTCGTTCCTGACCGGCGACCTCTTCAACCTGTTCGTGGCCTTCGAGGTGATGCTGGTCGCCTCCTACGCCCTAACGGTGCTGGGGTCCACCCGCGAGCAATTGCGCGAGGGCTTCCGCTACATCGTGATGAACCTGGCCGCGTCGTCGCTGCTGGTGGTGACCTGCGGGCTGGCCTACGGGGTGCTGGGCACGCTGAACTTCGCCCACCTCGCGCAAAGGGCGGCGGAACTGGGGCCGAACGCGACGGTGACGGCGGTGGGCGTGCTGCTGCTGATCGTGTTCGCGGCCAAGGGCGCGCTGTTCCCGCTGGGCTTCTGGCTGCCGGGCACCTACCCGGCGCTGCCGCCCGCCGTGGGCACCTTCTTCGCGGCGGTGCTGACCAAGGTGGGCGTGTATGCGCTGATCCGCGTGTTCACGACCGTCTTCACGCAGGAACCGGGATTGCCGAATTCGCTGCTGCTGGGGCTGGGCAGCGTCACCATGCTCTACGGCGCGTTCGGAATGGCCTCGCAGCGCGAGTGGCGGCGCATCCTGTCCTTCACGGTGGTCAGCAGTGTCGGCTACCTCGCCTTCGGGCTGGGGGTCGGGACGCCGGAGGCCGTGCGGGCCAGCGTGGCATACCTGGCCGTGAGCGTGCTGGTGACCACCGCCCTCTTTGCCATCGCCACCGTCGCGGAGCGGGCGACCGGAACGCGGCTGGTGCGGGCGCGCGGAATGCTGGAGTTCCTGCCGCTGCTGGCCGCCTGCTTCCTGCTGTGCGCGCTGACGGTGGCGGGCCTGCCGCCTTCCGGGGGGTTTGTTGCCAAGTACGCCCTGGTGCGGGCGGGCCTCGCGCAGGGGTCGCCGCTGGCGCTGCTGGCGGTGGTCAGTGCGCTCCTGAGCAGCCTGATCACGCTGTACGCGATGCTGAACGTGTGGCGGGGCTTTTTCTGGGGCAAACACCCGGCCTGGCTATCGGTGTACCGCGTGCCGCGCGCCCTGCACGCCGCCGCCTACGTCGCCTCGGCACTGGTGGCGGGCCTGACCCTCTTCGCGGGACCCCTTTTCGCGCGGGCAGGCGCGACGGCGGCGGAACTCAGTCAGCCCGAACGCTACATCCGGGGGGTGCTGGGCGACAATCCGGTGGTGATTCCGCCCGCCCCGACCGGAACCCCGAAGGAGACGCACCCGTGA
- a CDS encoding 3-deoxy-7-phosphoheptulonate synthase, translating into MTHSPLQAGRTENLNVTGFTPLVTPRALKASLPLSAAAQQTVLAGRQAVRSILRGEDDRLLVVVGPCSVHDFGQAAEYAGRLAALRARVQGRLEVQMRVYVDKPRTTVGWRGPLIDPDMTGANDMNAGLRRTRELMIRVSELGLPVATELLDPFAPQYLFDAVAWTCLGARTTESQTHRVMASAVSAPMGFKNGTGGGLKLAVDAIVAASHPHAFFTVDDDGRACIVHTRGNPDGHVILRGGRGGPNYAPQFVGEAAGLMQAAGLTPAVMVDCSHANSGSDHTRQALVWRDVLGQRRAGQTALRGLMLESNLCPGKQNIPADLTQLRPGVSVTDACVGWDETEALLLEAHAALGG; encoded by the coding sequence ATGACCCACTCTCCCCTCCAAGCTGGCCGCACCGAGAACCTCAATGTCACTGGCTTCACGCCGCTGGTCACGCCGCGTGCCCTCAAGGCCAGCCTGCCCCTCAGCGCCGCCGCCCAGCAGACGGTGCTGGCGGGGCGGCAGGCGGTGCGCAGCATCCTGCGCGGCGAGGACGACCGCCTGCTGGTGGTGGTCGGCCCCTGCTCGGTCCACGATTTCGGGCAGGCCGCGGAGTATGCCGGTCGGCTGGCGGCCCTGCGGGCGCGGGTGCAGGGCCGACTGGAAGTGCAGATGCGCGTGTACGTGGACAAGCCCCGCACCACGGTCGGCTGGCGCGGCCCCCTGATTGACCCCGACATGACCGGCGCGAACGACATGAACGCGGGCCTGCGCCGCACCCGCGAGCTGATGATTCGTGTCTCCGAACTGGGCCTGCCCGTCGCCACCGAGCTGCTGGACCCCTTCGCGCCGCAGTACCTCTTCGACGCGGTGGCCTGGACCTGTCTGGGGGCGCGCACCACCGAGTCCCAGACCCACCGCGTGATGGCGAGTGCCGTCAGCGCCCCGATGGGCTTCAAGAACGGCACCGGCGGCGGCCTCAAGCTGGCCGTGGACGCCATCGTGGCCGCCAGCCATCCCCACGCCTTTTTCACCGTGGACGACGACGGGCGGGCCTGCATCGTCCACACCCGCGGCAACCCGGATGGGCATGTGATCCTGCGCGGTGGGCGGGGCGGCCCCAACTACGCGCCGCAGTTCGTGGGGGAGGCCGCGGGGCTGATGCAGGCCGCCGGGCTGACCCCCGCCGTGATGGTGGACTGCTCGCATGCCAACAGCGGCTCGGACCATACCCGGCAGGCGCTGGTGTGGCGCGACGTGCTGGGCCAGCGCCGCGCGGGGCAGACGGCCCTCCGGGGCCTGATGCTGGAATCCAACCTCTGCCCCGGCAAGCAGAACATCCCCGCCGACCTCACGCAGCTTCGGCCCGGCGTGAGCGTGACCGACGCCTGCGTGGGCTGGGACGAGACGGAGGCGCTACTGCTGGAGGCGCACGCCGCGCTGGGGGGGTAG
- a CDS encoding Na(+)/H(+) antiporter subunit B, whose amino-acid sequence MSPRRKKPAPVPLTGDSPTTAPLGNDPILRSVSRAAFALVLLFAFLLLWRGHNAPGGGFIAGLMTVGALILHRMATGTSALHVDPLRLVPWGLALAFLTGLVPYLLGRPFLKSAYGYLTTPLTGEFEWASALLFDFGVYLVVVGGSLAIAYALIDVDPQERVEGDE is encoded by the coding sequence ATGAGTCCAAGGCGCAAGAAACCCGCCCCGGTGCCGCTGACCGGTGACAGTCCGACCACCGCGCCCCTGGGCAACGACCCGATTCTGCGCAGCGTGAGCCGCGCGGCCTTCGCGCTGGTGCTGCTGTTCGCCTTCCTGCTGCTGTGGCGCGGGCACAACGCCCCCGGCGGCGGCTTCATCGCGGGCCTGATGACGGTCGGCGCACTGATCCTGCACCGCATGGCCACCGGCACGAGCGCCCTGCACGTGGACCCGCTGCGGCTGGTGCCCTGGGGCCTGGCCCTGGCCTTCCTGACCGGCCTGGTGCCGTACCTGCTGGGCAGGCCCTTTCTCAAGAGCGCCTACGGCTACCTCACCACGCCCCTCACCGGCGAGTTCGAGTGGGCCAGCGCCCTGCTCTTCGACTTCGGCGTGTATCTGGTCGTGGTGGGCGGCAGCCTCGCCATCGCCTACGCCCTGATAGACGTGGACCCGCAGGAACGGGTGGAGGGGGACGAATGA
- a CDS encoding sodium:proton antiporter produces the protein MEALFALLIGLLVAAGVFLLLSRKIVRVVLGLTFIGYAGNLAILTVAGLRELAPPLLTVPGPYMDPLPQALILTAIVIGFATTALLLTVALRAYQVAGHDNVAAFGDNLARDPQAGEGRFADPEHQGPDLPDLIHSDPEEPPEPDTGANTGRAGPGDREGLA, from the coding sequence ATGGAGGCCCTCTTCGCCCTCCTGATCGGGCTGCTGGTCGCGGCGGGGGTCTTTTTGCTGCTGTCGCGCAAGATTGTGCGGGTGGTGCTGGGCCTGACCTTTATCGGGTACGCGGGCAACCTGGCGATTCTGACGGTGGCGGGGCTGCGGGAACTCGCGCCACCGCTGCTGACCGTGCCGGGGCCGTACATGGACCCGCTGCCGCAGGCGCTGATCCTGACCGCCATCGTGATCGGCTTTGCGACGACGGCGCTGCTGCTCACCGTCGCGCTGCGGGCGTATCAGGTGGCGGGGCACGACAACGTGGCGGCCTTCGGGGACAATCTGGCCCGTGACCCCCAGGCCGGGGAAGGCCGCTTTGCCGACCCCGAACACCAGGGACCGGACCTGCCCGACCTGATCCACTCCGACCCCGAGGAGCCGCCGGAACCCGATACTGGGGCTAACACTGGCCGCGCCGGGCCTGGCGACCGGGAGGGGCTGGCATGA
- the mbhE gene encoding hydrogen gas-evolving membrane-bound hydrogenase subunit E, whose translation MTLAVFLPFLLSALAAWLGPRLGRRIGYVAALAFLPALLLALPLAGMPGAVPALEVTRWVPDLGLNLAFRGDGFSLLFAVLIGVIGTLASLYSVAYLSDRERFGRFYAYLLLFGGSMLGLVLSDNLIALFGFWEMTSVTSFLLIGLWHTRAAARDGAVKAFLVSALGGLGLLAAVSLISLAGNSTTLSGLDVAALRASPLFTPALLLTLLAAFTKSAQLPFHLWLPTAMEAPTPVSAFLHSATMVKAGVVLVAKFGLLFGTSPLWSGIIVPLGLATLVWGAWLALRQTDLKALLAYSTVSQLGLLMSLYGLAGAEGNFAGTAHLLNHAAFKAALFFVVGIIDHETGTREIPLLGGLRRALPVTFGVALLAALSMAGLPPLGGFISKELFYEAMLHQGPLFIVVAVAGSALTFAYTFRLLRVFLGLPRAPQGAHPHEAPPGLTLPAAGLAGAALLFGVWPASAEALTRTAQAALNFAEYREHLALWHGVTPALLATGLTWALGAGLVWQAGRVGALQRRLTPRVNANTAYYALLEGVNVFAAWLIARTQGLALPDQLRVMLAAAAVIAGYAVLRAPQVFHPFGTLPLGVLPIAALLVAGAVGVLLARNRLTAVVVTGLTGFGSAAAFLALRAPDLALTQLLVEAVTVILFLLAFRYLPGGRDLKRSRWRLRLDVGLAALAGVGATLLVLSSVRFLAPPISPYYLVNSYAGGGGKNVVNVLLVDFRGFDTLGEVTVVGMVALAVLALVRLGKRGRTATAPEALPPEGLPPEGLTPTPPARHKEPA comes from the coding sequence ATGACGCTCGCCGTGTTCCTGCCTTTCCTGCTCTCGGCGCTGGCCGCGTGGCTGGGGCCGCGCCTGGGCCGCCGCATCGGGTACGTCGCGGCGCTGGCCTTTCTGCCCGCGCTGCTGCTGGCCCTACCACTCGCGGGGATGCCGGGGGCCGTGCCCGCGCTAGAGGTCACGCGCTGGGTACCGGACCTGGGGCTGAACCTGGCCTTCCGGGGCGACGGCTTCTCGCTGCTGTTCGCCGTGCTGATTGGGGTGATCGGCACGCTGGCGAGCCTGTACTCGGTGGCGTACCTGTCGGACCGGGAGCGGTTCGGGCGCTTCTATGCCTACCTGCTGCTGTTCGGCGGCTCGATGCTGGGGCTGGTGCTGAGTGACAATCTGATTGCGCTGTTCGGCTTCTGGGAGATGACCAGCGTGACCAGCTTCCTGCTGATCGGGCTGTGGCATACCCGCGCGGCGGCGCGTGATGGGGCGGTGAAGGCCTTTCTGGTGAGCGCCCTGGGCGGCCTGGGCCTGCTGGCGGCGGTGTCCCTCATCAGCCTCGCGGGGAACAGCACCACGCTCTCGGGGCTGGACGTGGCGGCGCTGCGGGCCTCGCCCCTGTTCACGCCCGCGCTGCTGCTCACGCTGCTGGCGGCCTTCACCAAGAGCGCGCAGCTTCCCTTTCACCTCTGGCTGCCGACGGCGATGGAAGCCCCCACGCCCGTCTCGGCCTTCCTACACTCGGCCACGATGGTCAAGGCTGGCGTGGTGCTGGTCGCCAAATTCGGTCTGCTGTTCGGCACCTCGCCGCTGTGGTCGGGCATCATCGTGCCGCTGGGTCTGGCGACACTGGTGTGGGGGGCGTGGCTGGCGCTGCGGCAGACCGACCTCAAGGCGCTGCTGGCCTACTCGACCGTCTCGCAGCTCGGGCTGCTGATGAGCCTGTACGGGCTGGCGGGCGCGGAGGGCAACTTCGCCGGGACCGCGCACCTGCTGAACCACGCGGCCTTCAAGGCGGCGCTGTTTTTCGTGGTGGGCATCATCGACCACGAGACGGGCACGCGCGAGATTCCGCTGCTGGGGGGCCTGCGCCGGGCGCTGCCGGTGACGTTCGGGGTGGCCCTCCTCGCCGCCCTCAGCATGGCGGGGCTGCCGCCGCTGGGGGGCTTTATCAGCAAGGAGCTGTTCTACGAGGCGATGCTGCACCAGGGGCCGCTCTTTATCGTGGTCGCGGTGGCCGGAAGCGCGCTGACCTTCGCGTACACCTTCCGGCTGCTGAGAGTGTTCCTGGGGTTGCCGCGTGCCCCGCAAGGCGCGCACCCCCACGAGGCCCCGCCCGGCCTGACCCTGCCCGCCGCGGGGCTGGCAGGGGCCGCTCTGCTGTTCGGCGTGTGGCCCGCGAGTGCCGAGGCACTGACCCGCACCGCGCAGGCGGCACTGAACTTCGCGGAGTACCGGGAGCACCTGGCGCTGTGGCACGGCGTCACGCCCGCGCTGCTCGCCACGGGGCTGACCTGGGCGCTGGGGGCGGGGCTGGTGTGGCAGGCGGGGCGCGTGGGTGCCCTGCAACGCCGCCTCACGCCGCGCGTGAATGCGAATACGGCGTACTACGCCCTGCTGGAGGGCGTCAATGTCTTTGCCGCCTGGCTGATTGCCCGCACCCAGGGGCTGGCGCTGCCCGACCAGCTCCGCGTGATGCTGGCCGCCGCCGCCGTTATCGCGGGGTATGCCGTGCTGCGCGCGCCGCAGGTGTTCCACCCCTTCGGGACGCTGCCGCTGGGCGTGCTGCCCATCGCGGCGCTGCTGGTGGCGGGGGCGGTCGGCGTGCTGCTGGCCCGCAACCGGCTGACGGCGGTCGTGGTGACGGGCCTGACGGGGTTCGGCAGCGCTGCGGCCTTCCTGGCCCTGCGCGCGCCCGACCTCGCCCTCACGCAACTGCTGGTGGAGGCGGTCACGGTGATTCTTTTTCTGCTCGCCTTCCGCTACCTGCCCGGCGGGCGGGACCTGAAGCGCTCGCGCTGGCGGCTGCGGCTGGACGTGGGGCTGGCCGCGCTGGCGGGCGTCGGGGCCACGCTGCTGGTGCTGTCCAGCGTGCGCTTTCTCGCGCCGCCCATCTCGCCGTATTACCTGGTGAACAGCTATGCGGGCGGCGGCGGCAAGAACGTGGTGAACGTGCTGCTGGTGGACTTCCGGGGCTTCGACACCCTGGGTGAGGTGACGGTGGTGGGCATGGTCGCGCTGGCAGTGCTGGCGCTGGTGCGCCTGGGCAAACGGGGCCGCACCGCGACCGCGCCGGAAGCCCTCCCCCCGGAAGGCCTGCCGCCGGAGGGCCTGACGCCCACACCCCCCGCCCGGCACAAGGAGCCTGCATGA
- a CDS encoding 3'-5' exonuclease — MNVVVFDLETTGLSPERDAIVEIGALRVRGGQVVASERFESLVRPLNAAGEVLRIPWHAQRVHGISDEMVRGAPDLGRVLPDFLDFVGDSAVVAHNIGFDGGFMRAAARRHGLVWSPPAEYCTVQLSRQAFPRERTHNLDVLAQRLGLSFAPGARHRSLGDVQVTAEAFVRLTERLRAGV, encoded by the coding sequence GTGAACGTCGTCGTGTTCGACCTGGAAACCACCGGCCTGTCGCCGGAGCGGGACGCGATTGTGGAAATCGGGGCGCTGCGGGTGCGGGGCGGGCAGGTGGTGGCGTCCGAGCGCTTCGAGTCGCTGGTGCGGCCCCTGAATGCGGCGGGCGAGGTGCTGCGGATTCCCTGGCACGCCCAGCGCGTCCACGGCATCAGCGACGAGATGGTGCGCGGCGCGCCGGATCTGGGCCGGGTGCTGCCCGACTTTCTGGACTTCGTGGGCGACTCGGCGGTGGTGGCCCACAACATCGGGTTCGACGGGGGCTTCATGCGCGCGGCGGCGCGGCGGCACGGCCTGGTCTGGTCGCCACCCGCCGAATACTGCACGGTGCAGCTCTCGCGTCAGGCCTTTCCCCGCGAGCGGACCCACAACCTCGACGTGCTGGCCCAGCGCCTGGGCCTCAGCTTCGCGCCGGGAGCGCGCCACCGCTCGCTGGGCGACGTGCAGGTGACGGCCGAGGCCTTCGTGCGCCTGACCGAGCGGCTCAGGGCCGGGGTGTAG
- a CDS encoding monovalent cation/H+ antiporter complex subunit F, protein MIINLALGIVTLSVLLVTSRVLRGPSWGDRIMAFDFLSVNLVLLFALIAVKTHLIVVLDAALVLSLLGFLSTVALTRYLLLGRVMR, encoded by the coding sequence ATGATCATCAATCTCGCGCTCGGCATCGTCACCCTCTCGGTCCTGCTGGTCACCTCGCGCGTGCTGCGCGGCCCGTCGTGGGGGGACCGCATCATGGCCTTTGACTTCCTGAGCGTGAATCTGGTCCTGCTGTTCGCCCTGATCGCCGTCAAGACCCACCTGATCGTGGTGCTCGACGCCGCGCTGGTCCTCAGCCTGCTGGGCTTCCTGTCCACCGTGGCCCTGACCCGCTACCTGCTGCTGGGGCGGGTGATGAGGTGA
- the uvsE gene encoding UV DNA damage repair endonuclease UvsE codes for MTAPAPAYGLVCLTVGPEVRFRTVTLTNYQKLSPSEREAKLLDLYSDNIRRVRAAAEFCAARGIRLYRLSSSLFPMFDLAGDDTGRAVLDHLAPQMERAGHAFTDAGIRVLMHPEQFIVLNSDRPEVRAASVRTLAAHGETLDRFGFGRTPWNLLLLHGGKGGRAAELAALIPDLPDAARLRLGLENDERAYGPADLLPVCQATGTPLVFDAHHHVVREKLPDQEDPSVRTWVLAARTTWQPPEWQVVHLSNGLEGPQDRRHSYHITHLPTAYADVPWIEVEAKGKEEAVAALMGVGGVRD; via the coding sequence GTGACCGCCCCGGCTCCCGCCTACGGTCTGGTGTGCCTGACGGTCGGGCCGGAAGTCCGCTTCCGCACGGTCACGCTGACGAACTACCAGAAACTCAGTCCCTCGGAGCGCGAGGCCAAGTTGCTGGACCTCTACAGCGACAACATCCGCCGGGTGCGGGCCGCCGCCGAGTTCTGCGCCGCGCGGGGCATCCGGCTCTACCGCCTGAGTTCCAGCCTCTTTCCGATGTTCGACCTGGCGGGGGACGACACGGGCCGCGCCGTACTGGACCACCTCGCCCCGCAGATGGAGCGGGCGGGGCACGCCTTTACGGACGCCGGAATCCGCGTGCTGATGCACCCCGAGCAGTTCATCGTGCTGAACAGTGACCGCCCCGAGGTCCGCGCCGCCAGCGTCCGCACCCTGGCGGCGCACGGCGAGACCCTCGACCGCTTCGGCTTCGGGCGCACCCCCTGGAACCTGCTGCTGCTGCATGGCGGCAAGGGGGGCCGCGCCGCCGAACTCGCCGCCCTGATTCCCGACCTGCCCGACGCCGCCCGCCTGCGCCTGGGCCTGGAAAACGACGAGCGCGCCTACGGCCCCGCCGACCTGCTCCCCGTCTGCCAGGCCACCGGCACGCCACTGGTCTTCGATGCCCACCACCACGTCGTCCGCGAGAAGTTGCCGGACCAGGAAGACCCCAGCGTGCGGACGTGGGTGCTGGCCGCCCGCACCACCTGGCAGCCCCCCGAGTGGCAGGTCGTCCACCTCTCCAACGGCCTGGAGGGGCCGCAGGACCGCCGCCACAGCTACCACATCACGCACCTGCCCACCGCCTACGCCGACGTGCCGTGGATCGAGGTGGAGGCCAAGGGGAAGGAGGAAGCGGTGGCGGCGTTGATGGGAGTGGGGGGGGTTAGGGATTAG
- the mnhG gene encoding monovalent cation/H(+) antiporter subunit G encodes MADFSPLRDIPILIGAFFVLTAAVGMVRFPDLYSRLHASSKLVTLGSAGIFLGAALELTDAAAFTRLAAVLLFQFLTTPLTAYLIAQAAYLRGLPPLLGSGGQRGVDEWGALGQAEQVAQADPDAQRSLAAEGQ; translated from the coding sequence ATGGCTGACTTCTCCCCCCTGCGCGACATTCCCATCCTGATCGGGGCCTTTTTCGTGCTGACGGCGGCGGTGGGCATGGTGCGCTTTCCCGACCTGTACTCGCGGCTGCACGCCAGCAGCAAGCTGGTCACGCTCGGCTCGGCGGGCATCTTCCTGGGTGCGGCGCTGGAGTTGACGGACGCGGCGGCCTTCACGCGGCTGGCGGCGGTGCTGCTGTTTCAGTTCCTGACCACGCCGCTGACGGCCTACCTGATCGCCCAGGCCGCCTACCTGCGGGGGTTGCCGCCCCTCCTGGGCAGCGGCGGGCAGCGCGGCGTGGACGAGTGGGGCGCGCTGGGCCAGGCCGAACAGGTCGCCCAGGCCGACCCTGACGCCCAGCGCTCACTGGCAGCAGAGGGGCAGTAG
- a CDS encoding DUF2256 domain-containing protein yields MPEKVRSFGGGRRPAERPSKVCPVCGLLFTWRKKWERDWENVKYCSDRCRSAARRGSA; encoded by the coding sequence ATGCCTGAAAAGGTCAGGAGCTTCGGTGGGGGGCGCAGGCCCGCCGAGCGGCCCAGCAAGGTCTGCCCGGTCTGTGGCCTGCTCTTCACGTGGCGCAAGAAGTGGGAACGCGACTGGGAGAATGTCAAGTACTGCTCGGACCGCTGCCGGTCTGCGGCGCGGCGGGGGAGCGCGTGA
- a CDS encoding Na+/H+ antiporter subunit E: MSGLTLNLLLAVVWMLLAGEVSTRELVIGFLLGFGILALFPRALGSGGYVRRTLAGLGFVGFFLRELTVANVQVALFALRPHPPLNPMLVAVPLRLRRDSAQTLLVALVNLSPGTVVMGFSADRRTMYAHAIGNASPRAARDSILRVEDRLLRVFSPGPAPQNPSPEASP; the protein is encoded by the coding sequence GTGAGCGGCCTGACCCTCAATCTGCTGCTGGCCGTCGTATGGATGCTGCTCGCGGGCGAGGTCAGCACGCGGGAGCTGGTGATCGGCTTCCTGCTGGGCTTCGGCATCCTGGCGCTGTTTCCCCGCGCGCTGGGCAGCGGGGGCTACGTGCGGCGCACACTGGCGGGGCTGGGCTTTGTGGGCTTCTTCCTGCGCGAACTCACCGTGGCGAACGTGCAGGTCGCGCTGTTTGCCCTGCGCCCACACCCGCCGCTCAATCCCATGCTGGTGGCCGTGCCGCTGCGGCTGCGCCGGGACAGCGCGCAGACCCTGCTGGTCGCCCTGGTCAACCTGTCGCCCGGCACCGTGGTGATGGGGTTCAGCGCCGACCGCCGGACGATGTATGCCCACGCCATCGGCAACGCCAGCCCGCGGGCCGCCCGTGACAGCATCCTGCGGGTGGAAGACCGCCTGCTGCGGGTCTTCTCACCCGGCCCCGCCCCGCAGAATCCCTCCCCGGAGGCTTCCCCATGA
- the lhpI gene encoding bifunctional Delta(1)-pyrroline-2-carboxylate/Delta(1)-piperideine-2-carboxylate reductase has translation MALHLSDAAQTARLLPYPELVDALRVACLEYARGEIRSPDRLAVPLEGGGVMLSMPACASDLAVHKLVNVCPANRERGLSTIHGQVTACDAATGTPLFVLDGPTVTARRTAAVSLLGIQTLLGTPREVALLGTGKQAEAHAQALAAIFPGVRIGVQGSHLESAQAFCARLGGSLFPVDGVPETAEVVITATTSRTPVYTLPARPGRLVVAVGAFTPEAAEIAPQTVRGSRLYVDDLVGARHEAGDLLQAGVDWADVHSLAGALTTPPSGEEPRLFKTVGCAAWDLAACRVARGLRG, from the coding sequence ATGGCCCTGCACCTGTCCGACGCCGCGCAGACCGCCCGCCTGCTGCCGTACCCCGAGCTGGTGGACGCCCTGCGCGTGGCCTGCCTGGAATACGCACGGGGCGAGATTCGCAGTCCCGACCGGCTGGCCGTGCCGCTGGAGGGCGGCGGCGTGATGCTGTCCATGCCCGCCTGCGCCTCCGACCTCGCCGTACACAAGCTGGTGAATGTCTGCCCGGCCAACCGGGAACGCGGCCTGTCTACCATTCACGGTCAGGTGACGGCCTGCGACGCGGCCACGGGCACGCCCCTCTTCGTGCTGGACGGCCCCACCGTCACCGCGCGGCGCACGGCGGCGGTGAGCCTGCTGGGCATTCAGACCCTGCTGGGCACGCCGCGGGAGGTGGCCCTGCTGGGGACCGGAAAGCAGGCGGAAGCCCACGCGCAGGCCCTCGCCGCCATCTTTCCGGGCGTCCGGATAGGGGTCCAAGGCTCGCACCTGGAGAGCGCCCAGGCCTTTTGCGCGCGCCTCGGCGGCTCCCTCTTCCCCGTGGACGGGGTGCCGGAGACGGCGGAAGTGGTCATCACGGCCACCACCAGCAGGACGCCGGTCTACACGCTCCCGGCGCGGCCCGGTCGGCTGGTCGTGGCGGTGGGAGCCTTTACGCCGGAGGCCGCCGAGATTGCCCCGCAGACGGTGCGCGGCAGCCGCCTCTACGTGGACGACCTAGTCGGCGCGCGGCACGAGGCGGGCGACCTGCTTCAGGCGGGCGTGGACTGGGCGGACGTGCATTCCCTGGCCGGGGCTTTGACCACACCCCCCTCGGGCGAGGAGCCACGGCTGTTCAAGACGGTGGGCTGCGCGGCCTGGGACCTGGCGGCCTGCCGGGTGGCGCGGGGGCTGCGGGGCTGA
- a CDS encoding YIP1 family protein yields the protein MTQPTHLQARLSDMFGQSMAVLTRPSAATFELFERRGGTQQALIYVLLAALVSAVIAALFAPFHREVTVIGQFVTRLILIPLQFFVFTGAVYLVGRTLFRGTGTYPEVAYTFALFYVPLSILGTLLGIIPILGWIVGIVVAALLIFFGYLAVQSSMNLRDSVSAAVTLVLSAILYWVVGGFLAALIVAPFLNR from the coding sequence ATGACCCAACCTACCCATCTGCAAGCCCGGCTCTCGGACATGTTCGGCCAGAGCATGGCCGTTCTGACCCGGCCCAGCGCGGCGACCTTCGAGCTGTTCGAGCGGCGGGGCGGCACGCAGCAGGCCCTGATCTATGTCCTGCTGGCCGCCCTGGTGTCTGCCGTGATCGCCGCCCTGTTCGCCCCCTTTCACCGCGAGGTGACGGTGATCGGACAGTTCGTCACGCGCCTGATCCTGATTCCCCTCCAGTTCTTCGTGTTTACCGGGGCGGTGTACCTGGTGGGCCGCACCCTGTTCCGCGGCACCGGCACCTACCCGGAAGTCGCCTACACCTTCGCGCTGTTCTACGTGCCGCTGAGCATCCTGGGCACGCTGCTGGGCATCATTCCCATCCTGGGGTGGATCGTCGGCATCGTGGTCGCGGCCCTGTTGATCTTCTTCGGCTACCTGGCCGTGCAGTCGAGCATGAACCTGCGGGACAGCGTGAGCGCCGCCGTGACCCTGGTGCTGTCGGCCATCCTGTACTGGGTGGTCGGGGGGTTCCTGGCTGCCCTGATTGTGGCCCCATTCTTGAATCGCTGA